DNA from Drosophila busckii strain San Diego stock center, stock number 13000-0081.31 chromosome 2R, ASM1175060v1, whole genome shotgun sequence:
ctatacaaaatttatagtagttttagtttttagtagAGCTCGCActtaatgcaaaaagtttttatattttgtcgcTTTCAATTCGAAATATTCCACAAGAAATCTATAAATTTTCCACTTGTATATATTATGACGAACAAGTTGACTacccaagagcagcagcagagtcaGGCACGAATGATAAATGATTGAGCAGCTTTAAACTTTGGACATATGCGCGAGAATcgtttaatatacaaaaacgaaaagaaaaaacaacaaaattctaaacaaGTTTTGTAGTCCTTGCATTTGCAAATCAATAAAGTACAAGACAGCCTcgaaggcggcggcggcggcagcagtgggggcgtggcactgccttggcattttttttttgttttttggtgtTATGCCAAAGTCACTAAAGCAAGGATTATTCGTGAAATGTGACATTGCTGGCTACTTGGTGCTGTGTTGTTGTCTCAATTTAtgagcatttgttgctgttctcaTTGTCGTTGTCCTgtttcttgttattgttgcttaaaagGTCAACACGGCACGTGGCATTGGCTGTCTTCCGACTTCTGTGGCTACTTACTCTGCCTCTTGCAACTTCTTTACGCGCTCACGTGGCATTGGCAACAGTTGTTGCCTAGAATTATGtaaggcaaaacaaaaacaaatgtcagCACGCATAcgtattacgcatacgccgcatagtacataaaatattgcaaagtGCGcaggcaaatttatttaaataaataaaaaaacaaaaaccggctcattatgttgctgctgctgctgataatctcatgttgctgttgttgtcagtaattctttctcgctctctcgcttgcgctgcttgttAATTATTTCGAGTATTTggtattttgttaaattattattgaaatgctttggcaaaaaatcaaaaacaagcagcagcagcagccgccgccgcaagCAAAACGAAAGTCGTGTGTaaagaattttgtttgtaCACGGGGCCGAGACTCTGCCCACAGCCCtccgctctccctctctcactctatcCGCTCATCGCTCACGCTCTTTATTAGCGACATTGTCAGCAGACCCCGCACATTGACTGGCATCATGTTGCCGCGCCATCTTTGGTTGTCGCTTGcctccattgttgttgctgttgctgttgctgctgtcagcagACAGTGCGCCACCTACCCAGCtgatcaacagcagcagcaacaacaacaataatgcaaGCAAGTTATATTATAGACTACTCTATAGGCAGTTAGGGCATAGCGAATGCTTCATATAGCTTCATATATTTGGCAATGCAAACagtttttcaattgcattaatattcatttattcatttaaaatgtagCTCATATTTAATGCTAACGTTTAATAATATAGTCAGAGCAACTAACgccttcaatttattttaaattacattaatatttatatatttatttaaattgtagttcagatttattattattttaaataaaaaataaataaagcaagagCAACTAGGACCttaagttttttctttttaaattacattaatatttatttgtttatttaatattacggtttaataattctttatttatttaattgattaatgcattaatatttatttatttaacaaactgtagcttacatttaaaattacaagTAGGCattcattcttttttttttaattacattaatatttatttatttatttacattgtaGCTCAGATTTTAtgtaatgtaaaaaaataaataaatctagaGCAGTCCTTTTCTTTTGACTACTAGCTTcgtatatttcatttttttgctaaacttttttataattcGGGGTGGGAAACTGAGAGAAGTTGGTTGTGTTTGGgatattatattgtatttattatatttaaatgaacatATAAAGGCGTGCCACATAAATCTTGAGagattttagtttaaaatgtCTCAAAGAAATTCGCAGTTCACACATTTTATTGCCtagcacataaaatatattatttatttataagcgaTGTTGGCAAATTGATGTTActattgctataaaatatttcaaaatgcaGCCATTGCTTACTAAAGTGTAGGCCTGAAGCTGATTTTGGTTTAGTTTGTTGCACCTCAAAATTTAAACTCCAATTTTCGCAGCGTATTTGCAATTCGTtgtgcctaagtcttttgcttttcatacCAAGTTGAAACCCAAGTGCTAGAGATTGATGTGGACAACCcacacactcgcactcacactcactcacagACTCGCTCCATAATGACAATCAGACAGATACACagcttgaattgaatttcattttgctgcgCTTCATCTTGCCCACCTCTTGGTTCATTCacctgcgtgtgtgtgtgtgccaaaccccaaaaagcaaaaattcacATCCGAAAACCGCATTGACTAATGcgttaaaatttttatttattttgttagcttcCTGCTTTTGCGGCTGCTCGTTCTCaatgttgttcttgttgttgttgcaggtgGCCATCAAGATCATTGACAAGACATGCCTCAATGAGGAATATCTGAGCAAAACGTTTCGGGAGATTGCAATCTTAAAGTCGCTGCGTCATGCGCACATTACGCGTCTGTACGAGGTGATGGAGTCGCAGTCGATGATCTACCTGGTCACAGAGTATGCGCCCAACGGTGAGATCTTCGATCATCTGGTGGCCAACGGACGCATGAAGGAGCCCGAGGCGGCGCGTGTGTTCACACAGTTGATCTCGGCGGTGCACTACTGTCATCAGCGTGGCGTCGTGCATCGCGATCTCAAGGCGGAGAATGTGCTGCTGGACAAGGATATGAACATAAAGGTGAGTAGCCAACGAATCAACTGAAATTCAATtcttaaatttgaatgcatttaattttattccaaTCTAAATTGCATCCTTAATGAATAATCTTAATGTTGAGTTAATTTCTTCTCCAAAATtcaatatgaatttatattttgaatggATTCAGCTGATTCaattcaaactaaattcaTTCTGAATTCAATTCTTCAGCTTAGAGatatttgaatgcatttcattttattccGATATGAATTTCTATTACACTCAGCTGCATCCTAACGAATTATTGTGATGTTGAGTTAATTTCttgttaaaaattcaattcggatttatattttgaataaactgAATGCATTCCttgaaattctaattaaaattgaatgcagtttttgatgaatgcattcaaaaatCTCTATGAATTGAATCtatatctaaaataaatatttataaattctaaaatgaattgatactatatttaaattcagtatgaattaaattccaaaatgaattaaatctATATGTAATTGAATGGATTCAGCTGATTTAATGCAAACTCTCTATGAATTGCATCTTTATCTAAATTCAATATGAATTGAATTCCAAaacgaattgaatttaaatataattgaatggATTCAAGTGATTTAATGTAAACTGAATGCATTCTTTGAATTCTAGTTCAAATTGCATGCAGAAAAATCTCTATAAAttcaaactatatataaaccatatatatttatccaATTTGTATCTATTTACAGCTCGCTGACTTTGGCTTTAGCAATCACTACGAGGACGGCAGTCTGCTGCACACTTGGTGTGGCTCACCGCCGTATGCGGCGCCTGAAGTGTTTCAGGGCCTGGAGTATGATGGACCCAAGTCGGATATATGGAGTCTGGGTGTAGTGCTCTATGCGCTTGTGTGCGGCGCGCTGCCCTTTGATGGCAAGACCATACTGGAGCTCAAAAGTCGCGTTGTGCTTGGCAAATTTCGCATACCCTTCTTCATGTCGCAGGGTAAGTCAAtccatcaatcaatcaatcaatcgcttgcaatcaatcaattatttGGCTTACAGAGTGCGAGCATCTCATACGCAATATGCTGGTGGTGGAGCCGGATCGACGTTATACCATCAAACAGATTATAAAGCATCGCTGGCTGAGCGATTGGCAGTCGGAGCTGCAGTCAGAGGAGCCGCTGCCCAGCTCGCTGACGGGCTCAAGTAACTCGCTAAGCGATGCGGATAATGCGAGTGCACCACAGCTGGATGCAGTGGTCATGACGcatatgctgcagctgcctggACTTACGGCGGACATGATTGCGCAGTCGGTGCATGAGCAGCGCTTTGATAATATCTATGCCatatataatttgctgcaggacaaattgctgcagcgtCGACGCGAAAACCAAAGACTGCAGCATCATGCCAACTTGGCGTACTCTAGATCACGCAAGACAAGCATTACCACGGGCATTGTGGATCGCTCCGAGCCCGTTAAGCAGGAATCTCTGGATAGGCTCAGTCCGCTAAGCAGCGCCAATGCGGCCTGGTGTGCCGATGTGGCTGTGGATTTGGAAAAGTACGGCGAGTTCGAGCTGGAGTGTCTAGCTAGACCGAATGAGGTGCGTACgcctatcgatagtatcgataactttAACTATTTCTGTGTGTATTGCAGCCTGCGCTGCAACATTTAAGTGCCACAGCTGGCGCTGCCAGCGGCGCCAATACGCGTCGTCATACCGTCGGTCCCGGCGATGTGGCGCACGAGCAAGCGCTCGCCAATCCGCATGTGCCGCCCATAGATTTCAAGTGCACGCCGCAGTGCGCGGATGCCACACAAGTGACGCCCTACTATCCCATGAATCTGCCCATGCTGCAGAATCAGCCGCTGCACAATCTCACCATCAAGGATCAGCATCTGCTCAAGCCGCCAGTGGTTATGGGTGCCAGTAAGTTGTGCTGCCTAAAtttgaaaactaaatttattttattttttacttttgcaggCTCTTTTGGTCGTCGCGCTTCAGATGGTGGCGccaatttacatatttattatccTGCCAGCGGTGCGAGCgttgccagcggcagcagcgcagcaaatgGACAACAAATGGATGCGGCTTACTATATGAATGCCAGTCTGGCAGCGGCGCCTGGCGCAGCTGAGCTCAGCACGCTGAATGAGCAGCCaggagcagcgcagctgcattGCTGTGCCGAGCCAAGTGGCGAGGAGTGCAGCGAGGAGATTCAACGGTCTGACAGCCCCAAgtgctgctttaaataataaactaatggTCTTTGTTTTCTCGCTTAGTTATATGCAAAAACGCGGCTGCGTTAAGCGTCACACAGTTGGCTGCACCGAGGATTTGTCAGTGAGCCACAGTCCAGCGGATTTGTCAGCGCAGCAGGCCCAAGCGGCAACTGGcgctggcgccgctgctggcaacaacatGAGAACGCGTCGCACGGGTTTGCTTACCGTAACCGAAAGACCGCCAGGTGTGTTTACTCTCCCATTTGGTATTGGATTATATACTTAGATATTaagctatattatatataagcgCAGCTCAtagcttcaattaaattatttatatattttgtatgaattaagttaatttatttatagcttagctTTATACACTTAacacatttgcttttaaattattttatatattgtttatttctttttatgatttttgaaacattgcatttattttgggtttcattgtttatatatgagcgcagcttaaagcttcataaaaaatatatttttatatgaatttagtcatagtttaaattaaattttttattagctttgcttttaaattactttaactctaatttcattttattttattgttgcattattttgggcttcatttaaatgaaattgattgattATATATAAGCGCAGCTCAAAGCTTTGAATtttgtcataaattaaattaaattatatattttttatatgaattttgtcataatttaaactaatttttatttatagcttagctttgcttttaaattactttaccAATCATTTCATTGTATGgttacattattttatttttgcatttattttgtgcttttgatTGATTATATTTAAGCGCAGCTCAAAGCTTTAATcaagttatatataatttgatttttttcataatttaaattaatttatttatagcttagctTGTACATTTAGCacattttacataatttaaatcaatttatttatagcttagctttttatacatttagcacatttgcttttaaatttattttacatataatttcattttattttattgttgcattattttgttatttctttttatgttttatggaTTTATTTTGggttcatttaaatgcaacgcataaccaactgctgctgctgcccgctcGCGCTTATGCTAacaactgccacgcccacttagTCATTTGCCCTGAACTCATACGCGAAGTTGAATCTCGCATGAATCGTGATTACTTGCCGCCCACGCTCAAGTCCTTAAGTCAATCGCCACCCAATGCGCCCACCTTGGCAGGTGGCGCTGTGCCACACTCGCTGCCACTGCTGGGCGTAGTGGGTGGCAGCATAccgttggtggcgcccaataGTGCCAACAATCGACGCGCCTATCGCGCCGCCCACTGTAAGCTGCCCACTGTCCAAGAGGGTGGTAAGTGACTAATTAGTTTAataaccagcagcagctgtagaaATTTccgcttattatttataattaattaatgctcactcgctctctctctacaGGACGCTATAGCCCCGTGCGTCGCGCCTCGGAGGGTTCGCGCTCGCAGTTCCAGGGACCGCTGCAGGAATGCCAATCATTGCAAAAAGGTATCGCACAGAGAAATTTTTTGGTTGCACCCAGTCCGCCGCTTTTAGAAAATTCAATCAGTCTGCCCGGTAagctcaaaaacaaaattccaaaCTGCTGCAGTGCACAACTAAACACCCAAGTGGAACGCTCTATAACGgacaaatttttaagtttcaaaaaatgtatttaacatttaatgctTAGATTTTATGTTAAGCTCAGTCGCTGTACttgttatcgttatcgttgTTATCGAGCGTTGCTGCGCTTTTAAACTGTCACTAATTTCTGTTATTTCTGCTGTTAGGTTCACCCATACATGGCAAGCCCACAGCTATGCAGCTTGCGCTGCGGCGTGGACACGACATTGAGGTGCCGGCGGAGGCTATGAAGACGCTTATGCCAGTGCTGGATCGCTTGGTGAAGGAGCAGCGCGTCAGCTTTGACATTGCCAACAAAATAATCTCAACGAATGTGGTGCCCATTGATTTGGCGCCGCAGCTTGGACTTGCTGCGCATGCggcaagcgctgcagctgtcaGCGGTGGCCACTTGGATCAAACCCACttgatgcagctgcagcagcaacagcagcaacaacaacagcccaTGCACAGCTTTAGTGTGTCGCCGTTGACGCCACATGTGCCACATGCATCGCTGACCAGCGCCAAGCAAATGTTTGGCCAGCCCATGTGTGGCTATCAGGGCGTGCCGGCCATAGCgctgacgctgccgctgcagccgcagcagctggtggGACAGTTCAGCAGCATTAATCTGGGCGCCAGCAATTCGaacggcagcagcggctgccaGTCGCCTGTgtatagcaacagcaacagtggcaGCGGCTTTAGCGGCAGCTGCTCACCCAATCCGAATCCCTATTTGCCTGGCACGGGACCCTTTAATCCCTGCAACTCGCCGCTGCATCAAATAACCAAAGGCATTTCAGTCCTAAGCACAGGCGGCGGCTCCATTACGCGTGGCACTTCAGCAGCCAGCGAATGCGTTACGCAGCCCTTGGATTTGTCCATGGATGTTTGCAATGCTGCTGTGGATGATTATGCCGCGCCCAATTGGTACATGTCCACGTCTGCTTACTACGATTTGAAGCCACTGAATCTATCGCCGGCGCAGCCAGTGCGTGTAGTGCCAACGCCGCCCGCTTCGCCCAATCTGTGCATCATACAGGAGGAGAATGGCAATGGCCAAATGTGTCACACCATAAGCACGGGTCAGCCCTACGCCGGCTGCACTGGCGGCATTACACCACAGATTTGCCTTACGGACGTGCAGGGCAGCGAGATTACGCTCGTGGCGCTCAGCTCGGACAACAGTCGCGACAGCGAGGACTCGCTGGAGCCGCATACTCCAGTAATGTCATTGCAGGTGAgctagcatataaaaaaaccaatttaaagttaatttatgcgcatgtTTGCAGGGCTTAATCATTGCGGAGCCGCCGCACAACGATATGCCCTCCATAACGCGCGGCATTGGACGCAAGGCCAGCCTGGACTGTGAGCCAGCCAATCatgccagcagctccagcgctGCAACTGCTGCGGAGGCGCATCGACGTGGCAGCGACAAGTCGCTGGGCTTCTCCGACGACTCGCTTAGCAATGACTCGAATAATCTGTCGCCCTCGTGCCAGGAGCCCTCGGCTAGCTCCGGCTTCAAGTCCGATTCACATTCCGAAATGGGTGATCATACCGAGTGCGGTCATCTAACGCCCGACTCCATGTGCGATTCGCGTCGCATGTCGGATGAAATGTGTTACGAAGTGCCGCTGCCACATGAGTGCTCCAATTTGGACTCCACGCGCATTCTCGAGcttgttaagcaaacaattgactCCACCATGCCGCCCAAGGGATTTGTGCTGCACAAGGGCAGCATTAGCTCGGAGGATAGTGGCGCCGAGTCGCGTTACAGCAGCGCCTCGAATGCCTCCAGTGAGGCAACGCCCagcgtgcagcagctgcagacgAGCAGCCAGTATGGCGAGCCCACCACAAACCTAAGCCTGGAGTACTCGGGTGGCCTGCAGATTGAGCTGCAGGTGTGCGAGGGACGCAGCAGGGATCATCATGGCGCCGGCAAGGGCATCAAGCTGCGACGCATCTCTGGAGATCAATTTGAGTACGGCAAGATTTGTCAGCAGCTCATCAGCACCATAACCATGCAGCAGGTGGCGGGATAGAGCCAAGCCATGGCCACTGCCCAaatatatgtctgtgtgtgtgaatctgtatcctgtgtgtgtgtgtgtattttaacCGTATGACTCGCCTTGCCTATATAACTCTGCGTAGCTGTGATCTAAGTcgatatgtatgtgtgtccaGTTCAATTTATAgtatgtctctctctctatgtgtgtgtgtgtgtgtatttgtttgttaattaatcaAAGGTCAAAGTCAACGACTAAAGCAATGTTCGCAACTTTTCTTATTAATCAATTGTAGTTCTAAcgtacaaaaatttgtttgcaattcgtttattttgtaacttttaatcaaaattttttaactactatatagcttataacttagcatattatatatatataattagatATTTTCACTGGCGAGCATttcaacaaaacattttttgtagctaatttttaaactaatgcCAATTCTCAAGCAACAATTTCCTCTATTATTAAGCGTAGTTAGCatagatttattatttttcgtCAACTGCACATACCGCCACCTAGCGTACAGAGCCAAAACTCTAGGAACTGATGTTTTAATGCATTCCAGTAGCAAAATTTTTCTTC
Protein-coding regions in this window:
- the LOC108596364 gene encoding uncharacterized protein LOC108596364 isoform X2; this encodes MAASASTPQNYKVPSTSKISVDKLLRVGYYELEKTIGKGNFAVVKLATNIVTKTKVAIKIIDKTCLNEEYLSKTFREIAILKSLRHAHITRLYEVMESQSMIYLVTEYAPNGEIFDHLVANGRMKEPEAARVFTQLISAVHYCHQRGVVHRDLKAENVLLDKDMNIKLADFGFSNHYEDGSLLHTWCGSPPYAAPEVFQGLEYDGPKSDIWSLGVVLYALVCGALPFDGKTILELKSRVVLGKFRIPFFMSQECEHLIRNMLVVEPDRRYTIKQIIKHRWLSDWQSELQSEEPLPSSLTGSSNSLSDADNASAPQLDAVVMTHMLQLPGLTADMIAQSVHEQRFDNIYAIYNLLQDKLLQRRRENQRLQHHANLAYSRSRKTSITTGIVDRSEPVKQESLDRLSPLSSANAAWCADVAVDLEKYGEFELECLARPNEPALQHLSATAGAASGANTRRHTVGPGDVAHEQALANPHVPPIDFKCTPQCADATQVTPYYPMNLPMLQNQPLHNLTIKDQHLLKPPVVMGASSFGRRASDGGANLHIYYPASGASVASGSSAANGQQMDAAYYMNASLAAAPGAAELSTLNEQPGAAQLHCCAEPSGEECSEEIQRYMQKRGCVKRHTVGCTEDLSVSHSPADLSAQQAQAATGAGAAAGNNMRTRRTGLLTVTERPPGRYSPVRRASEGSRSQFQGPLQECQSLQKGIAQRNFLVAPSPPLLENSISLPGSPIHGKPTAMQLALRRGHDIEVPAEAMKTLMPVLDRLVKEQRVSFDIANKIISTNVVPIDLAPQLGLAAHAASAAAVSGGHLDQTHLMQLQQQQQQQQQPMHSFSVSPLTPHVPHASLTSAKQMFGQPMCGYQGVPAIALTLPLQPQQLVGQFSSINLGASNSNGSSGCQSPVYSNSNSGSGFSGSCSPNPNPYLPGTGPFNPCNSPLHQITKGISVLSTGGGSITRGTSAASECVTQPLDLSMDVCNAAVDDYAAPNWYMSTSAYYDLKPLNLSPAQPVRVVPTPPASPNLCIIQEENGNGQMCHTISTGQPYAGCTGGITPQICLTDVQGSEITLVALSSDNSRDSEDSLEPHTPVMSLQGLIIAEPPHNDMPSITRGIGRKASLDCEPANHASSSSAATAAEAHRRGSDKSLGFSDDSLSNDSNNLSPSCQEPSASSGFKSDSHSEMGDHTECGHLTPDSMCDSRRMSDEMCYEVPLPHECSNLDSTRILELVKQTIDSTMPPKGFVLHKGSISSEDSGAESRYSSASNASSEATPSVQQLQTSSQYGEPTTNLSLEYSGGLQIELQVCEGRSRDHHGAGKGIKLRRISGDQFEYGKICQQLISTITMQQVAG
- the LOC108596364 gene encoding uncharacterized protein LOC108596364 isoform X1 — its product is MAASASTPQNYKVPSTSKISVDKLLRVGYYELEKTIGKGNFAVVKLATNIVTKTKVAIKIIDKTCLNEEYLSKTFREIAILKSLRHAHITRLYEVMESQSMIYLVTEYAPNGEIFDHLVANGRMKEPEAARVFTQLISAVHYCHQRGVVHRDLKAENVLLDKDMNIKLADFGFSNHYEDGSLLHTWCGSPPYAAPEVFQGLEYDGPKSDIWSLGVVLYALVCGALPFDGKTILELKSRVVLGKFRIPFFMSQECEHLIRNMLVVEPDRRYTIKQIIKHRWLSDWQSELQSEEPLPSSLTGSSNSLSDADNASAPQLDAVVMTHMLQLPGLTADMIAQSVHEQRFDNIYAIYNLLQDKLLQRRRENQRLQHHANLAYSRSRKTSITTGIVDRSEPVKQESLDRLSPLSSANAAWCADVAVDLEKYGEFELECLARPNEPALQHLSATAGAASGANTRRHTVGPGDVAHEQALANPHVPPIDFKCTPQCADATQVTPYYPMNLPMLQNQPLHNLTIKDQHLLKPPVVMGASSFGRRASDGGANLHIYYPASGASVASGSSAANGQQMDAAYYMNASLAAAPGAAELSTLNEQPGAAQLHCCAEPSGEECSEEIQRYMQKRGCVKRHTVGCTEDLSVSHSPADLSAQQAQAATGAGAAAGNNMRTRRTGLLTVTERPPVICPELIREVESRMNRDYLPPTLKSLSQSPPNAPTLAGGAVPHSLPLLGVVGGSIPLVAPNSANNRRAYRAAHCKLPTVQEGGRYSPVRRASEGSRSQFQGPLQECQSLQKGIAQRNFLVAPSPPLLENSISLPGSPIHGKPTAMQLALRRGHDIEVPAEAMKTLMPVLDRLVKEQRVSFDIANKIISTNVVPIDLAPQLGLAAHAASAAAVSGGHLDQTHLMQLQQQQQQQQQPMHSFSVSPLTPHVPHASLTSAKQMFGQPMCGYQGVPAIALTLPLQPQQLVGQFSSINLGASNSNGSSGCQSPVYSNSNSGSGFSGSCSPNPNPYLPGTGPFNPCNSPLHQITKGISVLSTGGGSITRGTSAASECVTQPLDLSMDVCNAAVDDYAAPNWYMSTSAYYDLKPLNLSPAQPVRVVPTPPASPNLCIIQEENGNGQMCHTISTGQPYAGCTGGITPQICLTDVQGSEITLVALSSDNSRDSEDSLEPHTPVMSLQGLIIAEPPHNDMPSITRGIGRKASLDCEPANHASSSSAATAAEAHRRGSDKSLGFSDDSLSNDSNNLSPSCQEPSASSGFKSDSHSEMGDHTECGHLTPDSMCDSRRMSDEMCYEVPLPHECSNLDSTRILELVKQTIDSTMPPKGFVLHKGSISSEDSGAESRYSSASNASSEATPSVQQLQTSSQYGEPTTNLSLEYSGGLQIELQVCEGRSRDHHGAGKGIKLRRISGDQFEYGKICQQLISTITMQQVAG